In a single window of the Nicotiana tomentosiformis chromosome 8, ASM39032v3, whole genome shotgun sequence genome:
- the LOC104100784 gene encoding uncharacterized protein isoform X1 produces the protein MPRYKDEPPAVRVYTICDESKYLIVRNVPALGCGDQLSKLFSTYGEIEECKPMDAEDCEQFTDVFWIKFYRVDNARFAKRKLDESVFLGNRLHVSYAPQFESLFETKDKLEARRKEVLARLNPGRSKGSATYSADVISEPSPAQLNSIVHSVGSNQRQSSNSRCNSAHDVQCSPATTISSDKEYFPSQSMNQTVKLVREKLDKIKSSVDHLEGEPSKRKRVDNRRRI, from the exons ATGCCTCGATACAAAGACGAGCCTCCTGCAGTCCGCGTTTACACAATCTGTGATGAATCCAA ATATTTGATTGTGAGGAATGTTCCAGCGTTGGGCTGTGGCGATCAGCTCTCTAAACTATTCTCCACTTACGGAGAAATTGAAGA ATGTAAACCAATGGATGCTGAAGATTGCGAGCAGTTTACAGATGTTTTCTGGATCAAGTTTTACCGGGTTGACAATGCCAG GTTTGCCAAAAGGAAACTGGATGAGTCTGTTTTCCTCGGGAACAGGCTACACGTCTCTTATGCACCTCAATTTGAGAGTCTGTTTGAGACGAAGGATAAGTTAGAAGCTAGGAGGAAGGAAGTTTTAGCACGATTAAATC CTGGAAGATCTAAAGGATCTGCCACATATAGCGCAGATGTGATTAGTGAGCCCTCTCCAGCTCAGTTGAATTCTATTGTACACTCAGTTGGCTCTAATCAAAG GCAGAGCTCCAATTCGCGGTGTAACTCTGCTCATGACGTACAGTGTTCTCCTGCGACAACAATTTCATCAGACAAG GAATACTTCCCTTCACAGTCTATGAATCAAACTGTTAAGCTGGTCAGAGAGAAACTAGATAAG ATAAAATCCAGTGTGGACCATTTGGAAGGTGAACCATCAAAGAGAAAACGTGTTGATAATAGGAGAAGGATATAA
- the LOC104100784 gene encoding uncharacterized protein isoform X3, with the protein MPRYKDEPPAVRVYTICDESKYLIVRNVPALGCGDQLSKLFSTYGEIEECKPMDAEDCEQFTDVFWIKFYRVDNARFAKRKLDESVFLGNRLHVSYAPQFESLFETKDKLEARRKEVLARLNPGRSKGSATYSADVISEPSPAQLNSIVHSVGSNQRAPIRGVTLLMTYSVLLRQQFHQTRNTSLHSL; encoded by the exons ATGCCTCGATACAAAGACGAGCCTCCTGCAGTCCGCGTTTACACAATCTGTGATGAATCCAA ATATTTGATTGTGAGGAATGTTCCAGCGTTGGGCTGTGGCGATCAGCTCTCTAAACTATTCTCCACTTACGGAGAAATTGAAGA ATGTAAACCAATGGATGCTGAAGATTGCGAGCAGTTTACAGATGTTTTCTGGATCAAGTTTTACCGGGTTGACAATGCCAG GTTTGCCAAAAGGAAACTGGATGAGTCTGTTTTCCTCGGGAACAGGCTACACGTCTCTTATGCACCTCAATTTGAGAGTCTGTTTGAGACGAAGGATAAGTTAGAAGCTAGGAGGAAGGAAGTTTTAGCACGATTAAATC CTGGAAGATCTAAAGGATCTGCCACATATAGCGCAGATGTGATTAGTGAGCCCTCTCCAGCTCAGTTGAATTCTATTGTACACTCAGTTGGCTCTAATCAAAG AGCTCCAATTCGCGGTGTAACTCTGCTCATGACGTACAGTGTTCTCCTGCGACAACAATTTCATCAGACAAG GAATACTTCCCTTCACAGTCTATGA
- the LOC104100784 gene encoding uncharacterized protein isoform X2: MPRYKDEPPAVRVYTICDESKYLIVRNVPALGCGDQLSKLFSTYGEIEEFAKRKLDESVFLGNRLHVSYAPQFESLFETKDKLEARRKEVLARLNPGRSKGSATYSADVISEPSPAQLNSIVHSVGSNQRQSSNSRCNSAHDVQCSPATTISSDKEYFPSQSMNQTVKLVREKLDKIKSSVDHLEGEPSKRKRVDNRRRI; encoded by the exons ATGCCTCGATACAAAGACGAGCCTCCTGCAGTCCGCGTTTACACAATCTGTGATGAATCCAA ATATTTGATTGTGAGGAATGTTCCAGCGTTGGGCTGTGGCGATCAGCTCTCTAAACTATTCTCCACTTACGGAGAAATTGAAGA GTTTGCCAAAAGGAAACTGGATGAGTCTGTTTTCCTCGGGAACAGGCTACACGTCTCTTATGCACCTCAATTTGAGAGTCTGTTTGAGACGAAGGATAAGTTAGAAGCTAGGAGGAAGGAAGTTTTAGCACGATTAAATC CTGGAAGATCTAAAGGATCTGCCACATATAGCGCAGATGTGATTAGTGAGCCCTCTCCAGCTCAGTTGAATTCTATTGTACACTCAGTTGGCTCTAATCAAAG GCAGAGCTCCAATTCGCGGTGTAACTCTGCTCATGACGTACAGTGTTCTCCTGCGACAACAATTTCATCAGACAAG GAATACTTCCCTTCACAGTCTATGAATCAAACTGTTAAGCTGGTCAGAGAGAAACTAGATAAG ATAAAATCCAGTGTGGACCATTTGGAAGGTGAACCATCAAAGAGAAAACGTGTTGATAATAGGAGAAGGATATAA
- the LOC104100784 gene encoding uncharacterized protein isoform X4, with protein MDAEDCEQFTDVFWIKFYRVDNARFAKRKLDESVFLGNRLHVSYAPQFESLFETKDKLEARRKEVLARLNPGRSKGSATYSADVISEPSPAQLNSIVHSVGSNQRQSSNSRCNSAHDVQCSPATTISSDKEYFPSQSMNQTVKLVREKLDKIKSSVDHLEGEPSKRKRVDNRRRI; from the exons ATGGATGCTGAAGATTGCGAGCAGTTTACAGATGTTTTCTGGATCAAGTTTTACCGGGTTGACAATGCCAG GTTTGCCAAAAGGAAACTGGATGAGTCTGTTTTCCTCGGGAACAGGCTACACGTCTCTTATGCACCTCAATTTGAGAGTCTGTTTGAGACGAAGGATAAGTTAGAAGCTAGGAGGAAGGAAGTTTTAGCACGATTAAATC CTGGAAGATCTAAAGGATCTGCCACATATAGCGCAGATGTGATTAGTGAGCCCTCTCCAGCTCAGTTGAATTCTATTGTACACTCAGTTGGCTCTAATCAAAG GCAGAGCTCCAATTCGCGGTGTAACTCTGCTCATGACGTACAGTGTTCTCCTGCGACAACAATTTCATCAGACAAG GAATACTTCCCTTCACAGTCTATGAATCAAACTGTTAAGCTGGTCAGAGAGAAACTAGATAAG ATAAAATCCAGTGTGGACCATTTGGAAGGTGAACCATCAAAGAGAAAACGTGTTGATAATAGGAGAAGGATATAA
- the LOC104100783 gene encoding uncharacterized protein, protein MEELTSALNSHMDQMADLVEKFSAEMRSSLRPAYDNFMGFFHAIDWTEPWLICLLSFHAMFLLVSFVSRRNINFQMFLFLLALGGVYSAERLNGLLAANWKSFARQNYFDSHGIFLSTLWSGPLLVIAIIILVNTLFSLCYLIVRWKKAELRHRARLARNKED, encoded by the exons ATGGAGGAATTAACATCAGCTTTGAATTCTCATATGGACCAAATGGCAGATCTCGTTGAGAAATTCAGTGCAGAGATGAGGTCCAGTCTTAGACCCGCCTATGACAACTTCATGGGCTTCTTCCACGCCATTGACTGGACG GAACCTTGGTTGATATGTCTTCTTTCATTTCATGCCATGTTTCTTCTTGTATCATTTGTCTCTCGGAGGAACATCAATTTCCAGATGTTTTTGTTCCTTCTTGCAC TTGGAGGAGTGTATAGTGCTGAAAGGCTTAATGGCTTATTAGCTGCAAACTGGAAAAGCTTTGCGCGCCAGAATTACTTCGATTCACATGGCATTTTTCTTTCCACACTTTGGTCTGGGCCTCTGTTGGTTATTGCGATAATAATCTTG GTTAATACCCTCTTTTCACTATGTTACCTGATTGTAAGGTGGAAAAAAGCCGAGCTTAGACACCGGGCCAGACTAGCTCGTAACAAGGAGGATTAA